A window of Nitrospirae bacterium YQR-1 genomic DNA:
AACCTGGATATCCCGAAATCCTACATAGAGGTAAGAAAAACGAGTAAAGGAGTTGAAATAAAAGGACACGGCAAACAACTTTCTTTCAGCGATTATGGGACAGACAGGTTTCATAAAAAATAAACAAAATAAACTGTGGTTTCCACATGTAAGCGGACATTTTCATTTTGCTCTAATAGGACATTTTTACTTTGCTACTACAATTTCAGTTTTTTGCTTGTAAAAGAAATGATGTATGTGTTACAATGGTTTTAAAACGTTTTTTATAATATCAGGAGGGCATAAATGCCAAAGATGAAAACTCACAGGGGAGCCGCTAAAAGGTTTAAGAAGACCGGTACAGGGAAGATAAAAAGGAACCACGCCTATAAGAGCCATTTGCTTACGGGTAAACCGTCCAAACGTACCCGCAAGTTGAAGAAGTCCGCTATAGTTGACAGCACTCAACATAAGAACATTGCGAGGTTGATACCTTTTATGTAAGACTTGTTTTGTAAT
This region includes:
- the rpmI gene encoding 50S ribosomal protein L35; its protein translation is MPKMKTHRGAAKRFKKTGTGKIKRNHAYKSHLLTGKPSKRTRKLKKSAIVDSTQHKNIARLIPFM